One region of Streptomyces subrutilus genomic DNA includes:
- a CDS encoding ArsR/SmtB family transcription factor has translation MGFHFRFGAGDLLRCRFAVSPRWETQEAVRALLRPHRHTYHLPWLRQVRAAADGLDLRPLWLLMPRAGHNPDFLSPPPLGPSVTFEEELARVRAADAEAAREDLRLSLACTPGALESGIGQRMLADPARAVRELADLTERAWEALVAPHWPRLRGLLEADILFHSRRLAAGGLEALFEGLHPDLRWHGETDTLTIAKPGHHDRTLDGQGLLLMPSAFGWPDVVGGYDPPWQPTLVYPARGIGALWTASAGPAPQALAQLLGRARAEVLCALDEPASTTALAHRLGLAPSTVSAHLGVLRAAGLLVSGRHGHQVLYERTPLAIALTTGEPTVSQDGDN, from the coding sequence GTGGGGTTTCACTTTCGTTTCGGGGCCGGCGACCTGCTGCGGTGCCGGTTCGCCGTCTCGCCCCGCTGGGAGACGCAGGAGGCGGTCCGCGCCCTGCTCCGCCCGCACCGGCACACCTACCACCTGCCCTGGCTCCGGCAGGTCCGCGCCGCTGCCGACGGACTGGACCTGAGGCCCCTGTGGCTGCTGATGCCCCGCGCGGGACACAATCCGGACTTCCTCAGCCCGCCGCCGCTCGGCCCGTCCGTCACCTTCGAGGAGGAGCTGGCGCGGGTGCGGGCCGCCGACGCCGAGGCGGCCCGCGAGGACCTGCGCCTCTCCCTGGCCTGTACGCCGGGCGCCCTGGAGAGCGGCATCGGGCAGCGGATGCTGGCGGATCCGGCGCGGGCGGTGCGGGAGTTGGCCGACCTCACCGAGCGGGCCTGGGAGGCCCTGGTCGCCCCGCACTGGCCTCGGCTGCGCGGGCTGCTGGAGGCGGACATCCTGTTCCACTCGCGGCGGCTGGCGGCCGGCGGCCTGGAGGCCCTGTTCGAAGGTCTCCACCCGGACCTGCGGTGGCACGGGGAGACGGACACGCTGACCATCGCCAAGCCCGGGCACCACGACCGGACGCTGGACGGGCAGGGGCTGCTGCTGATGCCAAGCGCGTTCGGCTGGCCGGACGTGGTCGGCGGCTACGACCCGCCCTGGCAGCCGACGCTCGTCTATCCGGCCCGCGGCATCGGCGCCCTGTGGACGGCTTCGGCGGGCCCGGCCCCGCAAGCCCTTGCCCAGCTGCTGGGCCGGGCCCGGGCCGAGGTGCTGTGCGCGCTGGACGAACCCGCCTCCACCACGGCGCTGGCCCACCGCCTCGGCCTGGCGCCGTCGACGGTCTCGGCGCACCTGGGGGTCCTGCGGGCGGCGGGCCTGCTCGTGTCGGGCCGTCACGGCCACCAGGTCCTCTACGAACGCACCCCGCTGGCCATCGCGCTGACCACGGGTGAGCCCACGGTGTCGCAAGACGGTGACAACTGA
- a CDS encoding DUF3817 domain-containing protein: MDIKTASALHRLRLISVPEALSFPALLIFGSLLSRISDIDYLMMPLGVLHGILFVIYTLFLLDVWNKAKWPVKRVALFFVLALLPFGGLYGDRLLKRDESDSVIAARARQAAEA; encoded by the coding sequence GTGGACATAAAGACCGCCTCCGCCCTGCACCGGCTGCGCCTCATCTCCGTCCCGGAGGCGCTCTCGTTCCCGGCTCTGCTGATCTTCGGCTCGCTGCTGAGCCGGATCTCGGACATCGACTACCTGATGATGCCGCTGGGCGTCCTGCACGGGATCCTGTTCGTCATCTACACGCTCTTCCTGCTGGACGTCTGGAACAAGGCGAAGTGGCCCGTCAAGAGGGTCGCGCTGTTCTTCGTGCTGGCGCTGCTGCCCTTCGGCGGCCTGTACGGCGACCGGCTGCTCAAGCGGGACGAGTCCGACAGCGTGATCGCCGCGCGCGCCCGGCAGGCGGCCGAAGCGTGA
- the mce gene encoding methylmalonyl-CoA epimerase, with amino-acid sequence MLTRIDHIGIACFDLDKTVEFYRATYGFEVFHTEVNEEQGVREAMLKINETSDGGASYLQLLEPTREDSAVGKWLAKNGEGVHHIAFGTEDVDGDAEAIRGKGVRVLYDQPRIGSMGSRITFLHPKDCHGVLTELVTSNPDH; translated from the coding sequence ATGCTGACAAGGATCGACCACATCGGAATCGCCTGCTTCGACCTCGACAAGACCGTCGAGTTCTACCGTGCCACGTACGGCTTCGAGGTGTTCCACACCGAGGTCAACGAGGAGCAGGGCGTTCGCGAGGCCATGCTCAAAATCAACGAGACGTCCGACGGCGGCGCCTCCTACCTCCAGCTGCTCGAGCCGACCCGCGAGGACTCGGCCGTGGGCAAGTGGCTGGCGAAGAACGGGGAGGGCGTCCACCACATCGCCTTCGGCACCGAGGACGTCGACGGCGACGCGGAGGCCATCCGCGGCAAGGGCGTCCGGGTCCTCTACGACCAGCCCCGCATCGGCTCGATGGGCTCCCGGATCACCTTCCTCCACCCCAAGGACTGCCACGGAGTCCTGACCGAGCTCGTCACCTCCAACCCCGACCACTGA
- a CDS encoding 50S ribosomal protein bL37, with the protein MAKRGNKKRARKKKKANHGKRPNA; encoded by the coding sequence ATGGCCAAGCGCGGCAACAAGAAGCGAGCACGCAAGAAGAAGAAGGCGAACCACGGCAAGCGTCCCAACGCCTGA
- a CDS encoding AIM24 family protein, with product MPFREINSKMVEAQVVPGQKMYSQRGAMLAYRGEVSFTPSLTGGQGGVMGMIGRRVANEQTPLMEVEGSGAVMFGHGGHHIQVINLTGETLYVEADRLLAFDGTLQQGTMFMGSQGGVMGMVRGQVTGQGLFTTTLKGHGSVAVMAHGGVIELPIHPNRPIHVDPQAYVAHHGDVRNKLSTALGWRDMVGRGSGEAFQLELSGQGAVYVQASEEKL from the coding sequence ATGCCGTTCCGCGAGATCAACTCGAAGATGGTCGAGGCCCAGGTGGTCCCGGGGCAGAAGATGTACAGCCAGCGCGGCGCGATGCTCGCGTACCGCGGCGAGGTCTCCTTCACCCCGAGCCTGACCGGCGGTCAGGGCGGGGTGATGGGCATGATCGGGCGCCGGGTCGCCAACGAGCAGACCCCGCTGATGGAGGTCGAGGGCAGCGGCGCCGTGATGTTCGGCCACGGCGGCCACCACATCCAGGTGATCAACCTGACCGGGGAGACGCTGTACGTCGAGGCCGACCGGCTGCTGGCGTTCGACGGCACGCTCCAGCAGGGCACGATGTTCATGGGCTCGCAGGGCGGCGTCATGGGCATGGTCCGGGGCCAGGTGACCGGCCAGGGCCTGTTCACCACGACCCTCAAGGGCCACGGCTCGGTGGCCGTGATGGCCCACGGCGGGGTCATCGAACTCCCCATCCATCCGAACCGGCCGATCCACGTGGACCCGCAGGCGTACGTCGCCCACCACGGCGACGTCCGCAACAAGCTCTCCACCGCGCTCGGTTGGCGGGACATGGTGGGACGCGGCTCGGGTGAGGCGTTCCAGCTGGAGCTGTCCGGCCAGGGCGCGGTGTACGTACAGGCCTCGGAGGAGAAGCTGTGA
- a CDS encoding AIM24 family protein, whose amino-acid sequence MTGGPGGPAVFDPYTLPSDDNVNAYTFCVELKGSQWFLQKGKMISYYGSIEFNGVGHGRFDRLLRTSFHSPLHASDWVVAEGQGKMLLADRAFDVNSYDLDKGNLTIRSGNLLAYQPSLALKQSIVPGFLTLIGTGKFVAASNGPVVFMEPPLRVDPQALVGWADCPSPCHHYDHGYMSGVMGGLRSLTGIGGASGEEHQFEFVGAGTVLLQSSEMLMAEQAVGTVGAGAATGNAQGVPGAGQGQLGAPRMPGQLGDLQRRFGL is encoded by the coding sequence GTGACGGGCGGACCCGGCGGCCCGGCGGTCTTCGACCCGTACACCCTGCCCTCCGACGACAACGTGAACGCGTACACCTTCTGCGTGGAGCTCAAGGGGAGCCAGTGGTTCCTGCAGAAGGGCAAGATGATCTCGTACTACGGGAGCATCGAGTTCAACGGCGTCGGCCACGGCCGCTTCGACCGGCTGCTGCGCACCAGCTTCCACTCGCCGCTGCACGCGAGCGACTGGGTGGTGGCGGAGGGGCAGGGCAAGATGCTCCTCGCCGACCGGGCCTTCGACGTGAACTCGTACGACCTGGACAAGGGGAACCTGACGATCCGGTCGGGCAACCTGCTGGCCTACCAGCCCTCCCTGGCCCTCAAGCAGTCGATCGTCCCGGGCTTCCTGACGCTGATCGGCACCGGGAAGTTCGTGGCGGCCTCCAACGGGCCGGTGGTGTTCATGGAGCCGCCGCTGCGCGTGGACCCGCAGGCGCTGGTGGGCTGGGCGGACTGCCCCTCCCCCTGCCACCACTACGACCACGGCTACATGTCGGGCGTCATGGGCGGCCTGCGCTCGCTGACGGGCATCGGAGGCGCCTCGGGCGAGGAGCACCAGTTCGAGTTCGTGGGCGCGGGCACGGTGCTGCTGCAGTCGTCGGAGATGCTGATGGCGGAGCAGGCGGTCGGCACGGTCGGCGCGGGTGCGGCCACGGGCAACGCACAGGGGGTTCCGGGGGCCGGCCAGGGGCAGCTGGGCGCGCCGCGGATGCCGGGGCAGCTGGGTGATCTCCAGCGCCGCTTCGGACTGTGA
- a CDS encoding DUF3817 domain-containing protein: MKKSVLTRYRVMALATAVMLLVLCTCMIFKYGFGMGADLTFVVSQAHGVLFMVYLVFAFDLSSKARWSFGKMLWVMLSGTIPLAAFFVERKIRAEVEPLVNGSPAAARA, translated from the coding sequence ATGAAGAAGAGCGTGCTGACCCGCTACCGGGTGATGGCCCTTGCGACCGCCGTGATGCTGCTGGTGCTGTGCACCTGCATGATCTTCAAGTACGGCTTCGGCATGGGCGCCGATCTGACGTTCGTGGTGTCCCAGGCCCACGGCGTGCTCTTCATGGTCTACCTGGTCTTCGCCTTCGACCTGAGCTCCAAGGCCCGGTGGTCCTTCGGAAAGATGCTCTGGGTGATGCTCAGCGGCACGATTCCGCTGGCCGCCTTCTTCGTCGAGCGCAAGATCCGCGCCGAGGTCGAACCGCTGGTCAACGGCTCCCCGGCCGCCGCCAGGGCCTAG
- a CDS encoding PepSY domain-containing protein — protein sequence MITEDGNEHKDLLAAKVTAEQAAKAAVAAHPGQVWTVEWDSDDDGRAASWHVEVRGSDGRTWDASVDAATGKVTE from the coding sequence GTGATCACCGAGGACGGCAACGAGCACAAGGACCTGCTCGCCGCCAAGGTCACCGCCGAGCAGGCCGCCAAGGCCGCCGTCGCCGCCCATCCCGGGCAGGTCTGGACGGTCGAGTGGGACTCCGACGACGACGGCAGGGCCGCCTCGTGGCACGTCGAGGTGCGGGGCTCCGACGGCAGGACGTGGGACGCCTCCGTGGACGCCGCGACCGGCAAGGTCACCGAGTAG
- a CDS encoding MarR family winged helix-turn-helix transcriptional regulator produces MSKPLSLPFDPIARADELWQRRWGPVPAMAAITSIMRAHQILLGEVDAVVKPYGLTFARYEALVLLTFSKAGELPMSKIGERLMVHPTSVTNTVDRLVRSGLVDKRPNPNDGRGTLASITDKGREVVEAATKDLMEVDFGLGAYDAEECAEIFALLRPLRVAAADFEEK; encoded by the coding sequence GTGTCCAAGCCGCTCAGCCTTCCCTTCGACCCCATCGCCCGCGCCGACGAGCTCTGGCAGCGGCGCTGGGGGCCGGTGCCCGCGATGGCCGCCATCACCTCGATCATGCGCGCGCACCAGATCCTGCTCGGCGAGGTCGACGCCGTGGTCAAGCCGTACGGCCTGACCTTCGCGCGGTACGAGGCGCTGGTGCTGCTCACCTTCTCCAAGGCCGGCGAGCTGCCGATGTCGAAGATCGGCGAGCGGCTGATGGTCCACCCGACGTCGGTGACCAACACCGTCGACCGGCTGGTGCGGTCCGGGCTCGTCGACAAGCGGCCCAACCCGAACGACGGCCGCGGCACCCTCGCCTCCATCACGGACAAGGGCCGCGAGGTCGTCGAGGCGGCCACCAAGGACCTGATGGAGGTCGACTTCGGACTCGGCGCGTACGACGCCGAGGAGTGCGCGGAGATCTTCGCGCTGCTCCGCCCGCTGCGGGTGGCCGCCGCGGACTTCGAGGAGAAGTAG
- a CDS encoding glycoside hydrolase family 6 protein, producing the protein MPPAVSRRPVTVLGLLLCLAATAACSGEPAPAQGAPGAPPSPAATGPGASPYWVDPRSRAARQVAAWEAAGRNSDAQVLRRIAERPAALWAPGGDPGPEVRRAAAAARAAGRTLVLAAHHLPHRDCGRQPAGGAKSAAAYRTWIGALAAALGSTGAVVVLEPGAVPHLVDGCVRPEHRAERYRLLSEAVERLKRAPRTKVYLDASHPAWIRDPAHLVEPLRKAGLARADGFALNVAGFQPDADIRAYGARISKAAGGKHFVVDTSRNGEGPLPGGREQAGCNPPGRALGTPPTDRTGDPLVDAYLWIKRPGESDGPCRGGPRAGEWWPDYALGLARRARE; encoded by the coding sequence ATGCCCCCCGCCGTTTCCAGACGCCCCGTCACCGTCCTCGGCCTCCTGCTGTGCCTCGCGGCGACCGCCGCGTGCTCCGGGGAACCGGCACCCGCACAGGGGGCCCCGGGCGCCCCGCCCTCCCCCGCCGCCACGGGGCCCGGCGCGTCCCCGTACTGGGTGGACCCGCGCAGCAGGGCCGCCCGGCAGGTCGCCGCCTGGGAGGCGGCGGGCCGCAACAGCGACGCCCAGGTGCTGCGCAGGATCGCGGAGCGCCCGGCGGCCCTGTGGGCTCCGGGCGGCGACCCCGGCCCCGAGGTCCGCCGGGCCGCGGCCGCCGCCAGGGCCGCCGGGCGGACCCTGGTCCTCGCCGCGCACCACCTGCCGCACCGCGACTGCGGCCGGCAGCCCGCGGGCGGTGCCAAGAGCGCCGCCGCCTATCGCACCTGGATCGGCGCCCTCGCCGCCGCCCTCGGGAGCACCGGGGCGGTCGTCGTCCTGGAGCCGGGCGCGGTCCCGCACCTCGTCGACGGCTGCGTCCGGCCGGAGCACCGCGCCGAGCGCTACCGGCTGCTGTCCGAGGCCGTCGAACGGCTGAAGCGCGCCCCCCGCACCAAGGTCTACCTGGACGCCAGCCACCCGGCCTGGATCAGGGACCCGGCGCACCTCGTCGAGCCGCTCCGGAAGGCGGGCCTCGCCCGCGCCGACGGTTTCGCGCTCAACGTCGCCGGCTTCCAGCCCGACGCCGACATCCGGGCGTACGGCGCCAGGATCTCCAAGGCCGCCGGCGGCAAGCACTTCGTCGTCGACACCAGCCGCAACGGCGAGGGCCCGCTGCCCGGCGGCCGCGAGCAGGCCGGGTGCAATCCGCCCGGCCGGGCCCTGGGGACCCCGCCGACCGACCGGACGGGCGACCCGCTGGTCGACGCGTACCTCTGGATCAAGCGGCCCGGGGAGTCCGACGGCCCCTGCCGCGGCGGCCCGCGGGCCGGCGAGTGGTGGCCCGACTACGCCCTGGGCCTGGCCCGCCGGGCGAGGGAGTGA
- a CDS encoding acetyl-CoA C-acetyltransferase, with product MSGTNNTTSVIVAGARTPMGRLLGSLKSFSGADLGGFAIKSALDRAGIAGDQVQYVIMGQVLQAGAGQIPARQAAVKAGIPMNVPALTINKVCLSGLDAIALADQLIRAGEFDIVVAGGQESMTNAPHLLSKSREGYKYGAVEMLDAMAYDGLTDAFENIAMGESTEKHNTRLGIERSPQDEFAAASHQRAAAAQKNGVFEAEITPVEIPQRKGEPVVFSQDEGIRPETTAESLGKLRPAFAKDGTITAGTSSQISDGAAAVVVMSKAKAEELGLEWIAEIGAHGNVAGPDNSLQSQPSNAILHALKKEGLEVADLDLIEINEAFAAVAVQSMKDLGVTPEKVNVNGGAIALGHPIGMSGARVVLHLALELKRRGGGVGAAALCGGGGQGDALIVRVPRA from the coding sequence ATGTCCGGAACGAACAACACCACCTCAGTGATCGTCGCCGGGGCCCGCACGCCCATGGGGCGGCTGCTCGGATCGCTGAAGTCCTTCTCGGGTGCCGACCTCGGCGGCTTCGCCATCAAGTCCGCGCTGGACCGCGCCGGGATCGCCGGCGACCAGGTGCAGTACGTGATCATGGGGCAGGTGCTCCAGGCGGGCGCAGGCCAGATTCCGGCGCGCCAGGCCGCCGTCAAGGCCGGAATTCCGATGAACGTGCCCGCGCTCACCATCAACAAGGTGTGCCTCTCGGGCCTGGACGCCATCGCGCTGGCCGACCAGCTGATCCGCGCCGGCGAGTTCGACATCGTGGTGGCCGGCGGCCAGGAGTCCATGACCAACGCCCCGCACCTGCTGTCCAAGTCCCGCGAGGGCTACAAGTACGGCGCCGTCGAGATGCTCGACGCGATGGCCTACGACGGCCTCACCGACGCCTTCGAGAACATCGCGATGGGCGAGTCGACCGAGAAGCACAACACCCGCCTCGGCATCGAGCGCTCCCCGCAGGACGAGTTCGCCGCCGCCTCGCACCAGCGGGCCGCGGCCGCGCAGAAGAACGGCGTCTTCGAGGCCGAGATCACCCCGGTCGAGATCCCGCAGCGCAAGGGCGAGCCGGTCGTCTTCTCCCAGGACGAGGGCATCCGCCCGGAGACCACCGCGGAGTCCCTCGGCAAGCTGCGCCCGGCCTTCGCCAAGGACGGCACGATCACCGCAGGCACCTCCTCGCAGATCAGCGACGGCGCGGCCGCCGTGGTCGTGATGAGCAAGGCCAAGGCCGAGGAGCTGGGCCTGGAGTGGATCGCGGAGATCGGCGCCCACGGCAACGTGGCCGGCCCCGACAACTCGCTCCAGTCGCAGCCCTCGAACGCGATCCTGCACGCCCTGAAGAAGGAGGGCCTGGAGGTCGCCGACCTGGACCTCATCGAGATCAACGAGGCCTTCGCGGCGGTCGCCGTGCAGTCAATGAAGGACCTCGGGGTCACCCCGGAAAAGGTGAACGTCAACGGTGGCGCCATTGCCCTGGGGCACCCGATCGGCATGTCCGGTGCCCGTGTGGTGCTGCACCTGGCGCTGGAGCTGAAGCGCCGCGGCGGCGGTGTCGGCGCGGCCGCGCTGTGCGGCGGCGGCGGCCAGGGCGACGCCCTGATCGTCCGCGTGCCCCGGGCGTGA
- a CDS encoding MarR family winged helix-turn-helix transcriptional regulator, producing the protein METETATRWLTDAEQCAWRTHLDVSRLLMHQLEKDLQPFGLTNNDYEILVNLSESPEHRMRMSDLATATLQSKSRLSHQITRMEAAGLVRRVNCESDRRGLFAVLTDEGMDTMRKVAPHHVASVRRHFIDLLPPEALAALRESLNPVAEHLRGTRGKA; encoded by the coding sequence ATGGAGACCGAGACGGCAACCCGGTGGCTGACCGACGCCGAGCAGTGCGCCTGGCGCACCCACCTGGACGTCAGCCGATTGCTGATGCACCAGCTGGAAAAGGATCTCCAGCCCTTCGGACTCACCAACAACGACTACGAGATCCTCGTGAACCTCTCGGAGTCGCCGGAGCACCGGATGCGGATGAGCGATCTCGCGACCGCCACCCTGCAGTCCAAGAGCCGGCTGTCCCACCAGATCACGCGCATGGAGGCGGCGGGCCTGGTCCGCCGCGTGAACTGCGAGTCCGACCGCCGGGGCCTGTTCGCGGTGCTCACGGACGAGGGCATGGACACGATGCGCAAGGTCGCGCCGCACCACGTGGCGTCCGTCCGCCGGCACTTCATCGACCTCCTGCCGCCGGAGGCCCTGGCGGCGCTGCGCGAGTCGCTGAACCCCGTCGCGGAGCACCTGCGCGGCACCCGCGGCAAGGCCTGA
- a CDS encoding MFS transporter, whose amino-acid sequence MSTATPAGAGYRAVFRTPEFRPVFAAHLMSVLGVVVAEIALTVLVYRATGSPLMSALTFALGFLPYALGGTLLAGTADRRPARRVLVACDLVCAGCAAAMALPGTPVALLLVLRCAMAFVAPLFQGARSASLADILGTGDTLVLGRSLLRMVAQSAQLIGFGLGGLLLTVLAPRGAIALTAAGFLGSALLLRFGPRRRPARAAARRSPAAGLRAVLGDRRIRALTLMFWLPPVFVVVPEALLAPYTAGLGAGTGALGLLMCALPVGTIAGELWAGSALTARTRARITVPLAAAGLLPLLLYAPRPGVPLAFTALLLAGLAQAYTLGLDRWYLEAVPEELRGRAMTLLSTGLMTLQGVGMALAGLAAEFLPVHHVVTGSGVIGTAVVLLLLAELRATATEGEQPRSETGLAVK is encoded by the coding sequence ATGTCCACCGCCACCCCGGCCGGCGCCGGGTACCGGGCCGTCTTCCGGACACCCGAGTTCCGGCCCGTCTTCGCCGCGCACCTGATGTCCGTACTCGGCGTGGTCGTCGCCGAGATCGCCCTGACCGTCCTCGTCTACCGCGCCACCGGCTCGCCGCTGATGAGCGCGCTCACCTTCGCGCTCGGCTTCCTCCCCTACGCCCTCGGCGGCACCTTGCTCGCCGGGACCGCCGACCGCCGCCCCGCCCGGCGGGTGCTCGTCGCCTGCGACCTCGTCTGCGCCGGCTGCGCGGCCGCCATGGCCCTGCCGGGCACCCCCGTCGCGCTGCTCCTCGTACTGCGCTGCGCCATGGCCTTCGTGGCACCGCTGTTCCAGGGCGCCCGCAGCGCCTCCCTCGCCGACATCCTCGGCACCGGCGACACCCTCGTGCTCGGCCGCTCGCTGCTGCGCATGGTGGCCCAGAGCGCCCAGCTCATCGGCTTCGGCCTCGGCGGGCTCCTGCTCACCGTCCTCGCACCGCGCGGGGCCATCGCCCTGACCGCCGCCGGCTTCCTCGGCTCCGCGCTCCTGCTGCGCTTCGGCCCCCGCCGCCGGCCCGCCCGCGCGGCCGCCCGCCGCTCCCCGGCCGCCGGGCTGCGCGCCGTCCTCGGCGACCGCCGGATCCGGGCGCTGACCCTGATGTTCTGGCTGCCGCCCGTCTTCGTCGTCGTACCGGAGGCGCTGCTCGCTCCGTACACCGCAGGCCTCGGCGCGGGCACCGGCGCGCTGGGGCTGCTGATGTGCGCCCTGCCCGTCGGCACCATCGCGGGAGAGCTCTGGGCCGGCTCCGCGCTCACCGCCCGGACCCGCGCTCGGATCACCGTCCCGCTCGCCGCCGCCGGCCTGCTGCCGCTCCTGCTGTACGCCCCGCGGCCCGGCGTACCGCTCGCGTTCACCGCGCTGCTGCTGGCGGGCCTGGCCCAGGCCTACACCCTCGGCCTCGACCGGTGGTACCTCGAGGCCGTCCCCGAAGAGCTGCGCGGCCGGGCGATGACCCTGCTCAGCACCGGTCTGATGACCCTGCAGGGCGTCGGCATGGCGCTGGCCGGGCTCGCCGCCGAGTTCCTCCCGGTCCACCACGTCGTCACCGGTTCGGGGGTCATCGGCACGGCCGTCGTCCTGCTGCTCCTCGCCGAACTCCGCGCCACCGCAACGGAAGGGGAACAACCGAGGAGTGAGACGGGGCTCGCCGTCAAATGA
- a CDS encoding AIM24 family protein: MAQFRLQGSKVLAVDLTGDAVKAKNGSMVAYDGQMAFKKMSGGGEGIRGMVTRRLTGEQMTVMEVQGHGTCFFADRASEINLVSLRGEKLYVESSNLLCTDAGLRTGTTFTGLRGATSGNGLFTTTVEGSGQAAIMSDGPAVVLRVSAQYPLSVDPGAYIAHTGNLQQSFQSGVNFRTLIGEGSGESFQIRFEGEGLVYVQPSERNTIGGDV; encoded by the coding sequence GTGGCTCAGTTCCGACTCCAAGGCAGCAAGGTGCTCGCCGTCGACCTGACCGGGGATGCCGTGAAAGCGAAGAACGGCTCCATGGTCGCGTACGACGGTCAGATGGCCTTCAAGAAGATGTCCGGCGGCGGCGAAGGCATCCGCGGGATGGTGACCCGCCGCCTCACCGGCGAGCAGATGACCGTGATGGAAGTGCAGGGGCACGGCACCTGCTTCTTCGCCGACCGCGCGAGCGAGATCAACCTGGTCAGCCTGCGCGGCGAGAAGCTCTACGTCGAGTCCAGCAACCTGCTGTGCACCGACGCGGGGCTGCGCACCGGCACGACCTTCACCGGTCTGCGCGGGGCGACGTCGGGCAACGGCCTGTTCACCACGACCGTCGAGGGCAGCGGGCAGGCGGCGATCATGTCCGACGGCCCGGCGGTGGTGCTGCGGGTCAGCGCCCAGTACCCGCTCTCCGTCGACCCCGGGGCGTACATCGCGCACACCGGCAACCTCCAGCAGTCCTTCCAGTCCGGGGTGAACTTCCGCACCCTGATCGGCGAGGGCTCCGGCGAGTCCTTCCAGATCCGCTTCGAGGGCGAGGGCCTGGTGTACGTGCAGCCCAGCGAGCGCAACACCATCGGGGGCGACGTCTGA
- a CDS encoding MTH1187 family thiamine-binding protein has translation MIVAFSVTPLGVGEEVGEYVADAVRVVRESGLPNRTDAMFTTVEGEWDQVMDVVRRAVAVVEERAPRVSFILKADIRPGVSDGLTSKVETVERHLAGG, from the coding sequence GTGATCGTCGCGTTCTCGGTGACCCCGCTGGGGGTCGGCGAAGAGGTCGGGGAGTACGTTGCCGACGCGGTCCGCGTGGTCCGCGAGTCGGGGCTGCCCAACCGGACCGACGCCATGTTCACCACCGTCGAGGGCGAGTGGGACCAGGTCATGGACGTGGTCCGGCGCGCGGTGGCGGTCGTGGAGGAGCGGGCGCCGCGCGTCTCCTTCATCCTGAAGGCCGACATCCGACCCGGGGTCAGCGACGGCCTGACCTCGAAGGTCGAGACGGTGGAGCGCCACCTCGCCGGAGGCTGA
- the meaB gene encoding methylmalonyl Co-A mutase-associated GTPase MeaB, whose translation MTAVDVPELVAQAREGRPRAVARLISLVEGASPQLREVMAALAPLTGNAYVVGLTGSPGVGKSTSTSALVSAYRKAGKRVGVLAVDPSSPFSGGALLGDRVRMSDHASDPGVYIRSMATRGHLGGLAWAAPQAIRVLDAAGCEVVLVETVGVGQSEVEIAAQADTSVVLLAPGMGDGIQAAKAGILEIGDVYVVNKADRDGADATARELNHMLGLGESRGPGDWRPPIIKTVAARAQGIDEVVEALEKHRAWMDERGVLAERRTARAAREVETIAVTSLRTRMADLHGDSRLEALAARVAAGELDPYAAADVLLDSLTEA comes from the coding sequence ATGACCGCGGTGGACGTCCCCGAGCTGGTGGCCCAGGCACGTGAGGGCAGGCCGAGAGCGGTGGCCCGGCTGATCTCGCTGGTGGAGGGGGCGTCCCCGCAGTTGCGCGAGGTGATGGCGGCACTGGCCCCGCTGACGGGCAACGCGTACGTGGTGGGGCTGACGGGGTCGCCGGGGGTCGGCAAGTCGACCTCCACCTCGGCGCTGGTGTCCGCGTACCGCAAGGCCGGGAAGCGGGTCGGCGTCCTCGCCGTCGACCCGTCCTCGCCGTTCTCCGGCGGCGCGCTGCTCGGCGACCGGGTGCGCATGTCCGACCACGCCTCCGACCCGGGGGTCTACATCCGGTCCATGGCCACCCGCGGCCACCTGGGCGGTCTCGCCTGGGCCGCCCCGCAGGCGATCCGGGTGCTGGACGCGGCCGGCTGCGAGGTGGTCCTGGTCGAGACGGTCGGCGTCGGCCAGTCCGAGGTGGAGATCGCCGCCCAGGCGGACACCTCGGTGGTGCTGCTGGCCCCGGGGATGGGCGACGGGATCCAGGCCGCGAAGGCGGGGATCCTGGAGATCGGCGACGTGTACGTGGTGAACAAGGCCGACCGGGACGGCGCGGACGCCACGGCCCGGGAGCTGAACCACATGCTGGGCCTGGGGGAGTCCCGGGGGCCGGGTGACTGGCGCCCGCCCATCATCAAGACCGTCGCCGCTCGGGCGCAGGGCATCGACGAGGTCGTCGAGGCGCTGGAGAAGCACCGGGCGTGGATGGACGAGCGGGGGGTCCTGGCCGAGCGGCGCACGGCGCGCGCGGCGCGGGAGGTCGAGACGATCGCGGTGACCTCGCTGCGCACCCGGATGGCGGATCTGCACGGGGACTCCCGGCTGGAGGCGCTGGCCGCCCGGGTGGCCGCGGGCGAGCTGGATCCGTACGCGGCCGCCGACGTCCTGCTGGACAGCCTGACCGAAGCCTGA